AAGGCCGGCCGCGGGGCTCTGGAGTGCGCGGTGTGCCTCGCCGAGTTCGCCGACGACGGGGAGAAGCTCCGTCTCCTCCCCGGGTGCTGCCACGTCTTCCACGCGGCGTGCATCGACGTGTGGCTCGCGGCACACGTCACCTGCCCAGTGTGCCGAGCCGACTTGGCCGACCCGGCCGTCGCCGCGGCCGGCCACGTCCTAGCCGCTGACCTCGCTGCTCAGGTAGAAACGTCCAACGACACGGTGATCAACGTCGAGGCTTTGGATCCAGCACCAGTTGAAGATTCCACGTCTGATCAGCAGCAGGCAGAGACGGCGGAGGAGCGCGTGGATCGGTTCACGCTGCGGCTGCCGGAGAGGCTGAGGAGGGAGATCGAGGAGGCGAAGCGGCTCCGCAGAGCGATGAGCGCGGTGACCACCGCGGCAGCGGCAAGCACGTCAAGCGGGCGGTGGGTGCCGTCGGCGTTACGGACAATGTCGGCAGCGCGTCCTAGCGGTCGATGGTCGGCGTTGTTCCGCGCGTTGTCGGGACCGCACCGAAGTGAGCTGGGCGGCAGCAGCCGGAGGGTGGCGCCGCTGCAAACTCACGCCGCCAGCGATGAcgcggtggaggtggtggtggtgcagGATGACGCCGGGCAAGAGGAGAAGTACTATGCACACAGCCTCACGTTCGCCGGGTTCGTCATTGACGGTGACGTCGCAGCTGGCGACTGGAACCCGGAGGTCTTCCAGATCTCTTCTGCCGTCCCGGTGGCGGCGACGTCCCAGCGGTGAAGCGAAGGAAATACGTTTAGTTGATTTTTGTCTTTCTGTAGCATTGAAAGTAGTGGAGATCCCAGTGTTGTTCTGTTGAATGTGACCGGAACTGTACATTTTAGAGTTGTAGTTTGGTCGATTTCGAAGTTGATATCCGACTCTCTGTACATAAGTAAATATACATACTTTTTTTTTGCTAAGAAAATTGTGAATCAGTCTCGCCGTCCTAGCTACTTCATGCATCGTCATCACCAAGCTAACGATTACCTGAAATCCTTATAAGCATACAAGATCATAAAGCACAAGAAGTGCACAACGATAGCAGACCCATCTTGGAAATCAGCAGCAGCGCCAATATTCAGCGTTAGAGAAGTTCAGTCTTCCACAAGCCATGAGATGATGAGCAATTGATTGCCATGGAAGTGTTGTTTTTGGAGCTAATTTGCAGTTGACTTGATCTAGTCCATGAATAGATCCATTCCCCCTCATAGCAAGGCGAAAAAGAAGATCTTGCAAACTTGTAACCAAAGCAAAGCTTGTTCATACTTTGTGACTGAAATCGTGTGACGGTGGAGACAGAAAACAATACTGGTGCACATGCTGCATGATACCTGTGTGACTCTGAACAACTTGTCACAAGCAGATCTTAGTCAACGAAGCCACTTCATAGTTCAGAACTTGTTTGATTTGTTTAGGAATAATGGTGCACACTGGACAGCCACAGCTGTTGCACATCCACAGCTGTTGCACATCCACATTTCAAGCCTTGACATTCTATATAGCCCTATAAAAATTTGGTTAAATGACTCTAATAGCTGCGGAACCATAAATATCATATGCCACCTTCACAGGAGATCAATATATAATTTAAATGGTTTCAATTGAAGCAAAAACAAAGTTTTAACAATTGGTTATGACCTCAACATCTTGACTTGTTACTCCTATCAGTGTATTTTATTACAGGGAGAGAAGACCAAAATGCACTGGCATTTGGAGTATCTTATAACTACACAAGCACCTAGTTGTCAGATTTTCAAGAAAAAATGACAGTCTGTCGACGAAAAATTAAATTATCCTAGGATTGGCCTTTCAACGTCATATCAATGGACTCCTTTAAAACAACTCCAATAGCTCATGTACCCTTTTTTTTTTCAAGTTTACGAATAGTTAAGGCAAAAATAGCCCTCCAACAGCTTCCGTAGACTCTTGGATTTTTTTTACGGGATCCCGCATAATTGCCTCCTCTCATCACATTTACGGGAAGATGACATTTCTTTATAATTTGGGCGGAATGAAACCGCCTGAACTTTCACGCTCGGATACCCTcgcgccgccgctgccccgcACTGTCGCTTCCACGCCGCCCTCGTCGACCACAGAAGCTCCACCCCACCGGTCGCCATGCCAAAATTGGTCGCCGTCGGCGAGCCCCGGCCTTCATAGCCTGCTTCCTCGTCTCCACCGCAACCACTCCGGCCTCTTGGACACGTCCAAGACGACGACCACATCCTCCTTCTACCTCCCTTGCGGCACCGTGCTCCGACACCGCCGCTGACATCGTTTTCGGCCAACCCCGGCAACACCCTCAACACCGTTTGACACAGCTTGTTGCAGGCGTCCGAACATATGCACCTGCACGACGGGGTATGGCCAGAGGCGAGCACATGTTCGTCGGTGGTGAGCCCATGTACCACGCGCGTGTGTCGCCGTTCTTTTTCCATTGGGTCATTGGCAGGTGGGCGCCAGCAATCAGATCATTGGATTAGGGGCCTAAAAATGATTTATGGGAAATAGGTCTACGGGAACTAAAAAAGTAGTTGTCATATAACTTTCCCTAAAACATATGGTCATCCCGTAAAACGACTTTTATTACAGAGGTATTGTAGTTGCTCTTAGGCCTAAGTACGAGCCAACACACCCGAGTAGAAGCATTGGAGATCAAGAAGAAAACTTTCCTTATCCTCCAACAAGGAACCTCGGGTCATGAAGAAAATAGTACACATATTTGATACCAATAATAGTATGACTCCTACCCCTATAGGCCCGATGAACTGATGTGGAGATCTCCATACCACTGCCATATAAAGGCAACCGGGATATAGTACAAGGGATCCACTTTTCACATGGGCTAGAGCCTCTATACCACTTAGAGACCTCAGCGCTTCCCACTGTGACCTGGGCCATCTCATAAGGGCCTAGACCCTCTCCCCCTACCTCCCCAATATTGTATTACTTTGTACTCTTCAACATAATAGAAATATAAAAAGTAGTGAGGGAAGTAGGCCCCCCCCCCCACATTAGGGCTTGAACTTTGGTAAAACCGTGTGTCCCCTTTTATTTGTTCTCTGTATCTACTAGTAACCTTGTGTGATGCACGCGTGACTACTGATCCATGCACTCACTCTAGTACCGATGTTAGGAACCGACAAAAAACACCTCTAATAGTTGGTGCCGACCGTGGCAATGTCATGATATTAGATCGGATCTATAACATCGTTCTCATCTTCGTATCGTCGGATCATGAACCGTTGAGAACAATAGCATCTCGCAAGGACAGCGAGAAGAAAATCCTGAGGACTCGATAGAGAAAGATGTATCCCAATGCTTTTTCGGACTGTTCACCTTCGCGCCCTTGAAACGCGAAGCAGGGTTGCCAATCATGTGAGACCCACTTATCTGATATTTTTCCATCAATTTTTTATCAGTTATATACATTTTATTTGTAAATTTAATACataattgttatttgttgttACTCTGATATTAGTATAGAACATCACAATTTTCTTCAAACCATctcaattttttaccacggcatttTGAGCTCATAACATGACACGATGCCATGTTTCGTGTTTTTCAGAGTTTATTTACATTTTCAAGAACTAGGAAAACAATAAACTCTATGTTTGAGGTTGAGCATTTGTCACAAAGTTATTTGAAATTCCTGTCCATTCCTTGCAAAAGGCATATACATGTGCACAAGACCCCAAACATGATTTTTTGGCCGATTTTTGTGTACTAATTCACGTACCTGTAGTTTATTTGAATTACTTCCATTAAATGCCATAAAAATCCACTAAATGACTTAAATATAGCAAATGAGCCctaaaaatgccaaatttgaataTGAATGGTTCCATGATGTATGAATAGCGTAATTTTTTTCAAGGTGAGACAACGAAGGATGTGTCAACTTCTTCCAAACTTGATGAACTCCCTCTTGAAACTACGATCCTCGCCGCAGAGGGTTCGGTTTGTAAAGAGTGTACATCACAATTTTgctactgggcgcaaaagtttctgtttttcacagaatcaaattaactatcaaccaaatcatcccaaaggctttacttggcacgaaaactaattaaaacacaaaaacacaatcataacagtggcATAATTGTGTGAAAAAAACATAATTTGTAACTATTGGGTTGTTTCCAACAAGCTCTTTCTTTATAGCCATTAAGATAGGCTTGAGATTTTAtcgatgctcacatgaaagacaagaattgaagcagaaaagagagcatcataatactatgacaaacacatttaaatctaacatacttcctatgcataagcattttataagcaaacaaattgtcaagacaagaaatatctagcatatgcaagggagaaaaataaaacattgacaacctcaacataacaagaggtaatttagtaacatgaaatttctacaaccatactttcctctctcataataattacatgtaagatcataataaaattcaacaatatagctatcatacaaaattttctcttcatgatccacatgcatacaAGATTTATAGtcatccaagatagtgggattaaccTCAACTAAagcatgacctctccaaacccacttttatcaaaaaattcacaaGAGTGATAATTCTCCgaagtagtgggatcattattacctAAAGTTTATGCTCTTACAAACCCACCTTTAATAGTATTGCAAACATTCTTATCAATGACATATTCATTATGAaacttaaataaattttcaagatcataagaagcatcataattatcacctcaatcatgatcattgcagtAAGTAGTGGACATAATAAAATTATCATCCCCAAGATTGTACCTTTGCATATTATTAGCGCAATTGACATTAATGGAaattataataacatcattgcaatcatgcttttcattcaaggagctatgaTGTATCACTTTATAGAtttcttctttcaacacttcatcacaattttcagattcatgattttcaagcaaaacttcatagagATAATCAGGTGCAcccaactcactagcaattggttcaacATAATTagatcttttgaaaagattagcaaccggatgaggatccatatgtCTTTACTTTTCCTTTCTATTTTTGCGTGTCCACATGAAGCCAATTAAAAGCAAGCAAACGAGCAAACAAAAAATATTTTGTTTTTTGTAAAAAATATAGAAGTgagggagatgaaaatgagaggcaaaggaaaataaaaataagaGCAAGTAAATGCTAGTTTGTGCGAAGGTATTTGATAGGTTTTGATGATGTCTCCCTgacaacggcgccaaaaattcttcctgcaacttgtgagctgcgttgggatttccccgaagaggagaggatgaagcagtacagtagagataagtatttccctcagttaagaaccaagattatcaatctagtaggagaaccacacaaaaCCTTGTTAGCAGCACAtacacacacaaaagcaaatacttgcacccaacgcaaacaagggggttgtcaatcccctcggCGGTTATTTACAAGGATCAAATCACATAGTGGTAGATAGTTAAGataaattgcaaataaaataaaggaaataaaattgcagcaaggtatttttggattttatatatgataaaagtagacccgggggcatagttttcactagaggcttctcccCTGAGCACCTAACATatggtgggtgaaaaaattaccgttaggcaattgatagaaaagtgcatagttatgatgatattcaacgcaatgatcatgtatataggcatcacctctgagacaagtagaccgaatactgcctgcatctactactattactccacccatcgaccgctatccagcatgcatctagggtattaagctataaaaacggagtaacgccttaagcaagatgacatgatgtagacaaagtaaacccaagcaatatgaataaatccatatttttatccttaatggaaaaaatacaaatacgtgtcatgtccctttctgtcactgggattgagcaccgccaGATTGAACCCATCAGAAAGCACctatcccattgcaagaaaatcaatctagttggcaaAACTAAacggatagatcggagagaaatacaatgctataataatcatgcataaaagaattcagagaagactcaaataatattcatgaataatctgatcataaacccacaattcatcggatcccaacaaacacacaagaaaagaagattatatcgaatagaactccaagaatatcgaggagaacattgtattgaagattaaagagagagaagaagccatctagctactagctatggacccgtaggtctatggtaaactgctcacacatcatcggaaggcagcaaggatgatgtagaagcccgtCGCGATCGATTTCTcctccggcggagtgccagaAAAGGCCTCCATATGGGATCGTAGAAGAACAAAAACTTGTGGTGACAAAAAAAGTGTTTGgggtggctctctgttggtttcccgattttagagaatttatagaggtggaattaggtcagacggagccacatggggcccacaaggcatCAGGGCACGCCCTGTTGCCTTGTAGTCTCCTCACTTCTCGTCTGGTCTCCTCCCGAAGCTTATAGGGTCTCTCTTGTCCAacaaaaaattgtcaaaaagtttGATAGCAtatggactccgtttggtactgatttcctggaaaatcaaaaacaagtagaaaacaacaactggcacttgacactgggttaataggttagtcccagaaaatgatataaaatgacatgtaattgcatataaagcatccaagattgatactataaaccgagcatgcttaacaagtgtagctagcaaactgaacatgggtccttatagtgagctaataagacaagctactcctcatcgtcggagatatcgttgatgattggctccttggacatggaagagggcgaggccttcgcatcgtgggtgcccttgtcgtagtggtgagttgcctgagccgctctgggcaccaacctgctggctctcgagttgaggtaagcacgtgcacgctgagaaaacacctcgtagtcttcatcGAAGGCACTGAGGGTGGCCTcaagaaaacgccacgaactgtcgtttaaagcagccaaccgcgtcgcggcatCGATGTGCGAGGCATCTACAGTGGCCTcaacggcgaggtgctcctccaagatctgggggttggcacgaatggcagccatcgcgacctcatccgcgcgtgcggccgcaatTTGCTTCTCCGCTTCTAAATGCTCCTTCAGCTCCTGGCTATActacgtgcaccatggcttagggtggcgcttatttggtggaggggtcggtgatttgggtggaaggtgtcgtgccggcggtcagggcatgtgggatgtggaaggaggaggaggatgggggtcgggtgtggattacctgcctggatagacgaggccgagcagcgtgaaggagggtcaccggcgaggaggcggcgctgcaagcaaggagtgaagctttcaacttggaaaggaaggcagaaacaggggaaatgtggcttttgtcaagggggaggggatgtagatatttccgcggaagccgaaaattttgaatcggttcagcgaaaaaactggcgcgcaaagtgtcatcagacacggtcccttattcagcactgtgtacgatatgtgaacatcacaaacgatccatatagcttaacccgtgtgtgatgagtttgaacgtgaAAAACTTTGGTTCAAATTTCCCTGGTTACAATGTTCATCCATGTCATTGcgtaatttgggtacacaaaggagactacagcacacccacacttcttaatcgagcaatttcagcaattaaacagagctagctgacctaaacattactctaacaaattaaagaccggcgctcttaattaaacaaaacaaagagtacttcTACGGTTGGTGCTCGTCGATatccgccgcctcctccatgtccagctcgcgcccgacgaactcctggggaaggggctccatggaaTCCATCGcgccatactcggcaagcatctcgccatccgcatccgccatatctttggaataggccgccacgagctgggcgtgggcgccCGCGTTCTGGGCTTgggcgggctccgtcgtggcaaagTATTCCGCgtaggaacggacggctgcttgaacactctcggcgattgccaactcttcggccgtgggttgcccaccattgtcggagaagcttcgttcgatttgtgcagTGACCACCATGAGCTGGGCGTCggtggcctcgacatggtcgtgggcagcctccatcagggctaaggccgccgctgcagaacggacagctgctgtggCGCTGTCGCCAGTTGCTATCTCCGAGGCAGACGTTGCTGCCGCTACTTGAGAAACAACAGCGGCGGTTTGGGCTGCCTTGATCGCCCgatcgcagattgcggccgcgctcacaaagcttgttagcacgcgcctggcggctgcggccgcgctcttgctggagtgggccgccgaagttgccctcacgaagcgggtccacgtccccatttTCACGGGGACGGTTGAACAacgaaatgatatttggggagcgagctagtgtgcttgacacgccggctgtggattgtagccgatgcaccttctcgcgtaagccgtatgcgtactacatactccgacggtgctccaagacattttgtgctgcatctcacacggttggtgataataaactatgtgcgatctacttgatttttcgtcttgatttgaattacataatggggtcacatctgcaaaggatggtgtttgaattgctagaacttttatctacagtgaacatgcaactataggtgtgtcctcaaaaaaattggaattattcaagattcgtttggacatttttatagattaacttggttttctaggcatttcaggtgcacaattcaaaattaaacaacatgcacatgctccggtgcaccaaaatgggttgtaaattgatacatgtgtccatgggttgatgcttatatcccatggaagaaatggggatgaatttcaaacaccatggcaccgtggctctccggcaaccGTTGATGtgcttgcttttgtaattctagtgttgtgttaaattttggaattttttagggttcatttggacatttttatacattaactggggtCTTCTAggtattttatgtgcataattcaaatttgaactacatgcacatgctccagtgcatataaattggttgaaaaatcaaatgtgtatccttgggtggatgcttaggtcccaagcaagaaatgggaatgaatttcaaacacaagggCACTATTGATTGTCGGAAAAACGTTGAGGTACTTtgtttttgaattctagtaaatccaaaactcgtctgaaattcatgaaacttggcatgctatcatggaatggcatccGACATGCTGTACtatttttcatgtccattttgagagaaggcgcactcgaataacagccgaCATGATGTACTATTTTCCCTGGActctctgctggatcaagagtttgagggacgtcatcgagctgaacatgtgctgaactcggaggtgccgtatgtttgatacttgatcggttggatcgcgaagacgttcgactacatcaactacgttaacctaacgcttccgatttcggtctacgagggtacgtggacacactctcccctctcattgctatgcatgtcctagatagatcttgcgtgatcgtaggattttttttgaaattgcatgctacgttccccaacaaatatgcgagtgtatttcatgaatggatcaatgattgagcatgatgggctagggataacttattttagcgttgatatttttaaagacatggttgctcgttggtatgcttgagtatttaagttatcatgtcaaaactagactattgcttggaatcacataaaagtccaaatgtccatgctataaagaaaagaatatgagataacatgttaggcagcattccacatcaaaaattctgtttttatcatttacctactcgaggacgagcatgaattaagcttggggatgctgatacgtctccaatgtatctataatttttgattgctccatgccgttatattatcaatcttggatgttttataatcattttatatcattttttggtactaacctattgacatagtgccaagtgccagttgttatcttctgcatgttttttacatcgtaggaaatcaataccaaacggagtccaaacgcagcgaaactttttggagatttttttggaccagaaaaCATCCGGTGAgccgaagaagcacctggggcTGCTCCGAGGGgtgcacaacccaccagggcgcgcctggaggcccaggcgcgccctggtgggttgtgcccacctcgggtgccccccggaccgcctctttactctataaataccccaatattcaagaaaccctaggggagtcgatgaaaatcaattccaaccgccgcagagtccagaaccaccagatccaatctagacaccatcacggaggggttcaccacttccattggtgcctcttcgatgatgcatgagtagttctttgtagaccttcgggtccgtagttagtagctaggtggcttcctctctctcgtttgattctcaatacaatggtctcttggagatccatatgatgtaactctttttgcggtgtgtttgttggatcggatgaactttgagtttatgatcagatctatctttttatccatgaaagttatttgagtttctttgatctcttatatgcatgattgcttatagcctcgtatttcttctccgatatgtgggttttgtttggacaacttgatctatttatctttcaatgggaagatgtgctttgtagtgggttcgatcttgcggtgcttgatcccagtgacagaagggaaaCCGACACGTaagtatcattgctactaaggataaaacgatggggttaatttttacataaatagatcttgtctacatcatgtcatcgttcttattgcactactccgtttctccatgaacttaatacactagatgcatgctggatagcggtcgatgtgtggagtaatagtagtagatgcaggcaggagtcggtgtactaatcttggacatgatgcctatataatgatcattgcgtggatatcgtcatgattatttgaagttctatcaatttcccaacagtaatttctctacccaccgtttgctattttcttgagagaagccactagtgaaatctacggcccctaggtctctttctcatattatttgcctttgcgatctattttcctttgcttttattttcagatctattaaaaccaaatacaaaaatacatttctgcaatttattttatttgtcaTTCGATcgatcaatatttacaactctctcatgtccgtttgccaatttctggcgccgctaACTTCGGGTTGcgaatatttgttatttgtgtgcaggtgttgtttatgtagtgttgcttggttctcctgctggttcaataaccttggtttcatcactgagggaaatacctaccgccgttgtgctgcatcatccattcctctttggggaaataccgacgtagcttcaagccgcatgaaaaggaatttctggcatcgttgccggggaggatcttcaacatctaccaggttcctaatcacaaatctcatcccctcgcaatttacattatttgcctctcgttttcctctcccccacttcacaaaaatttgccgttttattcgccctctttttcgtttgccgttttcttgccggatctgtttttgagtgcaatcttgttgcgtagtcaccATGACttaagagaacaccaagttgtgtgatttctcaaataccaacaacaatgatttcattggcactccgatttctcctcccgccactagtgcagaGTCTTGTGAtgttaatactgctttgctgaatcttgttatgaaagatcaattttccgatactcctaatgaggatgtcgcgtcccatcttaataccttcgtggaattatgtgatatgcaaaagaaaaaagatgtggacaatgatgttgtgaagatgaaattatttctgttttctttgcgtgattctgcaaaaaaattggttttcttctttgcctcacaatagtatcgattcttggaataagtgcaaagatgcttttatcactaagtattttccgcccgcaaaaattatttcccttagaacccagatcatgaatttcaagcaacttgaacatgagtatgttgcacaatcttggaaaaggatgaaaatgatgctaaggaattgcccaactcatgggttaaatctttggatgatcatacaaaaaatttatgtggggttgaattttgtttctcgtaatcttttagattccgccgcaggtgggacttttatggaaattactttgggtgaagccaccaaattgcttgataatattatggcaaattattcacaatggcataccgaaagagttcctactagtaaaaaaagttaattcggttgaagaaatttcttctttgagtgaaaaagttgatgctcttatgaaattgcttagtaaaagtgctcctattgatttcaatgatgtacctttgtctactttgattgagcaaaatagtgatgccgtagatgtgaattttatctcttgaaataattttaataacaatgcttatagaggtaattttaatcctaggccttttcctagtaattcctctaataattatggtaattcctatgtcaatcaatcttataataataatatgAACACCTCTGAtgttgagaataatattaaagaatttatcaatacgcaaaaagttttcaacactactgTAGAAGAagagttgaataagattgatgatttttctagaagtgttgatagaatttctcatgatgtggaaaatctcaaga
This genomic window from Aegilops tauschii subsp. strangulata cultivar AL8/78 chromosome 4, Aet v6.0, whole genome shotgun sequence contains:
- the LOC109780224 gene encoding uncharacterized protein translates to MIPKKKTLTPTRSHVTLCTSPPLHLFPLHRTHAAALPSTLHIPSSACTPMAPSPPSATCIHRHRPFFRLLVLVLAGIRPASSQFIFTPPTAGATFAWASTPPPPPPPAAGGLGRGTFNVATSLLFVGVIVALFLVGFFSAYLRRCADAATGARRGGATANANAAVAAAAAAAFSSAVSRSRRRPGLDVAAMEALPVLTYARARAVKAGRGALECAVCLAEFADDGEKLRLLPGCCHVFHAACIDVWLAAHVTCPVCRADLADPAVAAAGHVLAADLAAQVETSNDTVINVEALDPAPVEDSTSDQQQAETAEERVDRFTLRLPERLRREIEEAKRLRRAMSAVTTAAAASTSSGRWVPSALRTMSAARPSGRWSALFRALSGPHRSELGGSSRRVAPLQTHAASDDAVEVVVVQDDAGQEEKYYAHSLTFAGFVIDGDVAAGDWNPEVFQISSAVPVAATSQR